A genomic stretch from Antarcticibacterium flavum includes:
- a CDS encoding M14 family metallopeptidase: MVGRYSDAFNINCTGDTFQSLDVPTILFEAGHYYNDYEREKVREFLVQALITALEVIAAKR, translated from the coding sequence ATGGTTGGCAGGTACAGCGATGCTTTTAATATTAACTGCACAGGCGATACGTTTCAATCGCTCGATGTTCCCACCATCCTGTTTGAAGCAGGACATTATTATAATGACTACGAGCGGGAAAAGGTCCGGGAGTTTCTTGTACAGGCTTTAATTACTGCCCTGGAGGTCATTGCTGCAAAAAGATAA